One segment of uncultured Fibrobacter sp. DNA contains the following:
- a CDS encoding FISUMP domain-containing protein, with protein MNGLVKIVLLFTISVILSSCIFDDDEEEEKWNAEAVCPAEGMNAYGMPNRGTFTDERDGQVYRYTTIGNQVWMAENLRYDAPYSMCSSDTSFIRQYCELIEHECETETCCKESLCRTFGRYYSIIENGEEFGLIDNALADTICPNGWHIPTKEEWEILENAMKVSGETSANVANRMKSADSNYFAVSKLYINESKKRTYEGTDNCSFGILPSGFMFVSGRTLKYEASLLSSSQEMAKSLVTFVVGNETGFWYQNYRDAIRCVMD; from the coding sequence ATGAATGGACTTGTCAAGATTGTTCTTCTTTTTACCATTTCTGTCATTCTGTCTTCGTGCATTTTCGATGATGACGAAGAAGAGGAAAAGTGGAATGCGGAGGCCGTGTGCCCAGCCGAAGGAATGAATGCCTATGGTATGCCCAATCGTGGTACTTTCACTGATGAACGCGATGGACAAGTTTATAGGTACACTACTATCGGGAATCAGGTATGGATGGCTGAAAACTTGAGGTATGATGCACCGTACAGTATGTGCAGCAGTGACACAAGTTTTATTAGGCAATACTGTGAGCTAATTGAACATGAATGTGAAACAGAAACTTGTTGTAAGGAAAGTTTGTGCCGTACTTTTGGCAGGTATTATTCCATAATAGAGAATGGTGAGGAATTTGGTCTTATTGATAATGCTTTAGCTGATACAATATGCCCGAATGGGTGGCATATACCTACAAAAGAAGAATGGGAAATTCTTGAGAACGCAATGAAGGTGTCTGGAGAAACTAGTGCTAATGTTGCTAATCGGATGAAAAGTGCAGATTCAAATTATTTTGCTGTTTCTAAACTGTATATAAATGAAAGTAAAAAAAGAACATATGAAGGTACGGATAATTGTTCGTTTGGTATACTTCCTTCTGGTTTTATGTTTGTGAGCGGAAGAACTTTGAAATATGAAGCCTCTCTTTTGAGCTCGTCGCAAGAGATGGCAAAATCTTTGGTGACTTTTGTTGTTGGAAACGAAACGGGCTTTTGGTATCAAAATTATCGGGATGCAATCCGTTGCGTAATGGATTAA
- a CDS encoding FISUMP domain-containing protein: MLTACIFDDEDEEWEASKVCPESKRGTFTDDRDGQVYKYTTIGDQVWMAQNLNYDVEHDACYYEDDDCQVMGRVYSSDYLVECPAGWHVASWGEWKKLFNSMDGMSSAGNKLKSTNGWSELNPEDEPNGTDDCGFSVVSAINGRDNRGFRSVYLTSTNDEWLNSTCCAPIFVTFQSYQPILTADNRVFGNVNGYIRCVKD, from the coding sequence TTGTTAACGGCTTGTATATTTGATGACGAAGATGAAGAATGGGAAGCCTCCAAGGTGTGCCCCGAGAGCAAGCGGGGTACATTTACCGATGACCGCGATGGACAAGTGTATAAATATACCACTATAGGCGACCAAGTGTGGATGGCGCAAAATTTAAATTATGACGTTGAACATGATGCGTGCTACTATGAGGATGATGATTGCCAAGTTATGGGAAGGGTATATTCTTCAGATTATCTCGTTGAATGCCCTGCGGGTTGGCATGTTGCAAGTTGGGGCGAATGGAAAAAATTGTTCAATAGCATGGATGGAATGTCCTCTGCTGGAAACAAATTAAAAAGTACAAATGGGTGGTCTGAGTTGAATCCTGAAGATGAGCCGAATGGGACGGACGATTGTGGTTTTTCTGTTGTTTCGGCTATTAATGGTAGAGATAACAGAGGCTTTAGATCGGTTTATTTGACATCGACAAACGATGAATGGTTGAATTCAACTTGTTGTGCGCCTATTTTTGTCACATTCCAATCATATCAACCAATTCTTACAGCGGATAATAGAGTCTTTGGCAATGTCAATGGTTACATCCGCTGCGTAAAGGACTAG
- a CDS encoding FISUMP domain-containing protein: protein MNKRLFLFCLFLTSLMIACSDDEPEWNAEEVCPEAGINIYGMPNRGTFTDERDGQVYRYTTIENQVWMAENLRYDAPYSMCCNDIEYLKKYCELIEHSCETTECCKKSMCNNFGRYYSLMQNGDRFGNINLSIIDTICPKGWHVPTREEWNELKASMVVQGESDFDAAIRMKSKDSNLFAISKEYLNEYDRMYVGSDACALMLEPSGYMESDGHFFKTGAHFVLLNNSNAYGVETVHIASSIDFFSHGFRDAVRCVMD, encoded by the coding sequence ATGAATAAGCGTTTGTTTTTATTCTGCCTTTTTTTGACATCTTTGATGATTGCTTGTTCCGACGATGAGCCTGAATGGAATGCGGAAGAAGTGTGCCCGGAGGCGGGAATAAACATTTATGGAATGCCTAACCGAGGTACGTTCACTGACGAAAGAGACGGACAGGTGTACAGATATACGACCATTGAAAATCAGGTATGGATGGCGGAAAATCTAAGGTATGATGCGCCATATAGTATGTGTTGTAATGATATAGAATACTTGAAAAAATATTGTGAACTGATTGAACATAGCTGTGAAACAACTGAATGCTGTAAAAAGAGTATGTGCAATAATTTTGGACGATACTATTCGCTAATGCAAAATGGTGATAGATTTGGGAATATTAACTTGTCAATTATAGATACGATTTGTCCTAAAGGATGGCATGTACCAACAAGAGAAGAGTGGAACGAGTTGAAAGCGTCTATGGTTGTTCAGGGAGAATCAGATTTTGATGCTGCTATACGGATGAAAAGTAAGGATTCAAATCTTTTTGCAATATCAAAGGAGTATCTAAATGAATATGATAGAATGTATGTTGGTTCAGATGCTTGTGCCTTGATGTTGGAACCTTCCGGATATATGGAAAGTGATGGTCATTTTTTTAAAACAGGGGCCCATTTTGTTTTATTGAATAATTCTAATGCGTATGGTGTAGAGACTGTTCATATTGCCAGTAGCATTGATTTTTTTTCACATGGATTTAGAGATGCTGTCCGCTGCGTCATGGATTAA